The genomic window TGGTCGGGGTGATCACCCCGTGGAACTTCCCGATGGTGATCGCGTCCTGGGGCATCGCCCCGGCGCTGGCCGCCGGGAACGCGGTCCTGGTCAAACCCGCGGAATGGACGCCGCTGACCACCATGCGCCTGGGTGAGCTGGCGGTCGAGTCGGGGCTGGACGAAGACCTGCTGCAGGTGCTGCCGGGCCAGGGCCCGGTGGTGGGCGAGCGGTTGGTGTCTCACCCCGGCGTGCGCAAGATCGTGTTCACCGGCTCCACGGCGGTCGGGAAGAAAGTGATGACCGGGGCGGCGGCGCACGTCAAGCGGGTGACGCTGGAATTGGGTGGCAAGAGCGCCAATATCGTGTTCGCCGACTGCGACTTGGAGCGGGCGGCGGCCACCGCGCCCGCCGGCGTTTTCGACAACGCCGGTCAGGACTGTTGCGCGCGCAGCCGAATACTGGTGCAGCGCAACGTGTATGACCGGTTCATGGAACTGCTGGAGCCGGCCGTCAAGGGCGTGGTGGTGGGTGACCCGTCCTCCCGTGACACCGAGATGGGCCCGTTGGTGTCGGCCGCGCACCGCGCCAAGGTGGCCTCCTACGTACCCGACGACGCTCCCGTCGCGTTCCGCGGCACCGCTCCCGCCGGACCCGGCTACTGGTTTGCGCCAACGGTTCTCACCCCGCAGCGCACCGACCGCAGCGTGACCGAAGAGATCTTCGGTCCGGTGGTCACCGTGCTGGCCTTCGACGACGAGCACGACGCCATCGCCTTGGCCAACGACACCGCGTACGGCTTATCCGGATCGATCTGGACCGACGACCTGTCCCGTGCGCTGCGCGTCTCCCGCGCGGTCGAAGCCGGGAACCTGTCGGTCAACTCGCATTCGTCGGTGCGCTACCACACCCCGTTCGGCGGTTTCAAGCAGTCCGGCCTGGGCCGCGAACTGGGCCCGGACGCGCCGCTGCACTTCACCGAAACCAAGAACGTGTTCATCGCCATCAAGGAGGCCTAGGTGGTCGATCTCACCCGACGGCTGGCGGACCGGGTCGCGGTCATCACCGGCGGCGGCAGCGGCATCGGGCTGGCCGCGGGGCGACGGATGCGCGCTGAAGGCGCCACAGTAGTCGTCGCTGATATTGATGCGCAGGCGGGTGAGGCGGCCGCCGACGAGTTGGCCGGATTGTTCGTGCCCGTGGATGTTTCCGACCAGGACGCCGTCGACGGGCTGTTCGACACCGTGGCGCAGACCTACGGATCGGTCGACATCGCCTTCAACAATGCCGGCATCTCGCCGCCGGACGACGACCTGATCGAACACACCGAACTTCCCGCCTGGCAACGGGTTCAAGACGTCAACCTGAAGTCGGTCTATCTGTGCTGCCGCGCGGCACTGCGGCACATGGTGCCCGCGGGCAAGGGCTCGATCATCAACACCGCGTCCTTCGTCGCGGTGCTGGGTTCGGCGACCTCGCAGATCTCCTACACCGCCTCCAAAGGCGGGGTGCTGGCCATGTCCCGCGAATTGGGTGTGCAGTTCGCCCGGCAAGGCATCCGGGTCAATGCGCTGTGCCCCGGACCGGTCAATACTCCACTGCTGCAAGAGCTTTTCGCCAAGGATCCCGAGCGGGCCGCCCGCCGTCTGGTGCACGTGCCGCTGGGCCGATTCGCCGAGCCTGACGAAATCGCCGCTGCGGTTGCATTTTTGGCCAGCGATGACGCGTCGTTCATCACCGCGTCGACGTTCCTGGTCGACGGCGGCATCAGCAACGCCTACGTGACCCCACTCTGACCGGCCCGCACGGCATGAGGGCCGCAGAGGCGGATCGCCATGGGCGCGGCAAGGGTCGCCGGCGGGTGGGCGGCTGGCCACGCCGGTGGGACCGACAGCGCTCCGACCGACATGCCGCAGCCCAGACGCACGCGAACTCCCGCGCCGGCCGGCCGATTCTTGGCGGGTAGCAGCGTGCGCAGCGCGGCCCCTCGGTTCAGCAGATTCAGCTGGTTGATCGCCAGGTCGCTCGGGGCCGAGAGCGAGGCCAACTTCGACAGCGCCGCCGTCACCGGCGCCAGGGCCCACTCCAGCGTCGTCAGCGGTGAGGCGCACAGCGCGTGCAGCACTTCAGGAATGGCGGCGATCACCGAGTTGCCCCGGACGATCACCTCCGAGGCGACCGACGACGCTTGCGCGACGGCGATGGCGTTGTAGGGCGGCGCGGCGAATGGTCGCACCGCCGCGGCGGCGGCCGATGCACCGGCATAGGCATACATCGCATCGGCGTCTTGGCCCCACATTTCGTCGTATTCGGCGTCGGCGGCCGCGATCGCCGCGCTGGTGTGGCCCCACCAGTTCATGGCGGCCAGCGAACCCCGCAGCGTCCGGTTGGCCTCGATGGCGCGCGGGTGCACCACCGCGGCATACGCCGACTCATAGGCGTTCACGGCTGCCCTGGCCTGAGTGGCGGTCTGCGCCGCTTGCGCGGCGGTGCTCTGCAGCCACATCAAGTAGGGTGCCGCGGCTTGCCTCATCGCGATCGCCGCCGTGCCCTCCCAGCCGCCGGGCAGGCCGGCAATGCCCGACCGGCAAGTGCGCAGCAGTTCGCCCTGCTGCTCGGCCAACCGGTCCCAGGCCGCGGCAGCGGCCGCCATGGGTGTCGAGCCGGGACCGGCATAGATGCGGCCGGAGTTCACTTCCGGCGGCAACGAGCCGAAATCCGTTGACTGGCAACAAATCAGCTCGCTGACGGTTCGAGATGTGGTCAACAACGTGTCTCCCGAAGACGAAATCGGGCTACACGCCGTTGCGTCAACGTCGTCGGTCTGGCGTAATCGGCCGGGGGCGAACCGGATCGGGTCCCGGCAACGCAGCGATGACGACGAATGGCTGATTGCCATCGCCGACGCGTACCCGGGCCACGAACGTTCACAGTGGCTCGACTGTACCGCCGAAAACTGCCTTACCCCGGATGCTGAGCTGTGAAAACGGTGGGAGGAAAGCCCATTTCAGCTGTCAGGGCGCCCCCACGGCCGTTCGGTCGGCGGGCCGGGTTCCCGGCGAGTCAGCGCCTGAACACAATCAGTGGAATGCCCACCTCGACCGCGGTGGCCGCACCGTGAAACCCGATGAGGCGTGCCGATTCCGGCGGTTCGTGCGCAGTTGCCAGCACCGCCGCATCCGACGTGCAGGTGACGACGACATCTCCGATTCGGTCCAGGTGACGAGGGTCCACGGGCCCGAACCAGCCCGCTGCCACCGCGTCGTCGCGGCTGCGGACGTCGGCCCACCCGGCGAGCAGTTCGGTCCAGGTCGCCCGCACGTCAGCGAACGCGCCCGGCCGGGTGTGCAGGTAGCGCACCCGCGGTTCGCCGGCGACCACCCGGATACCGGCCGTCAGCCGCGGGTCGGCGTCCAGATCGATGCGGGCGTTCGCCGGAACGTTGAGCCCGCCGTGGTCGGCGGTCACCAGCAGGGCCGCGCTGGGGGGCAGCGCCTCGACAAGTTTGGTCAGCAGGGCGTCGACCCGCGTCGCCGCCTCGTGCCACTGTTGCGAGCCGATGCCGAACACGTGCGCCGCGGTGTCCAGGTCGGCTGTGTAGCCGTAGACCAACCCCGGTCCCATGGCGATCTCATCGGCCAGCCGTTGGGGATAGTCCTCGGCCGCATTGGTCGGACGGAATTGCGCACCCCGATAGGCCGCGGCGGTCAACCCGCTGCCGATGAACCACTCCGGCAGCACGGCGCGGGCGGCGACGCCGGCGTGGGCGAGCCGCTCGAACCAGGTTGGTAGCGGCTGCCATTGGTCGTGTGGCGGGTCGTCGCGCCACCGAATGTGGTTGAGCACCCGGTCGGTCCCGGGAACGTTGACGGTGAAGCCCAGGATGCCGTGTTGGCCGGGCAGTGCGCCGGTGCCCAGTGACACCAAGCTGGTCGGTGTGGTCGATGGAAAGGTGCAGTCGAGCGGTTGAGCCTGTCCGACCTCGCCGTTGCGCACCGCGGCGAGCAACGGCGCGTCGGCGGCCAGTTGCGGTAACAGGTGCCAGCCCAGCCCGTCCACCAGAACCACCGCCACCCGGTCCACCTCACCGGTCCACTCCGCCAATCCCAGCCGGTCGGCCGCGCCGGGCACATGAAGCAGCGCCGAGGCCGCGGGCAGCACGTCGCATATCGACTTGGGCGCTGCACCGGGCATGGGGTCAGTTTGACGGACTAACTAGATGTGCGCCAGCGGGCGCGCTGTCAACTGACTGGTTCAGTAGCCGGAGTCCACTTGTCTTCGATTCGGCCGTAGCGCCATACCAGGACGGCGACGAGCCAGGCGACAATGAACATCCCGACGACCACGAAGCCGACCGTGTTGAGGTCGAGCCCGCCCAACCAGCTCCAGAACGGGCCGTGCCATCCGAGTTAGTCGGCGAACAGGCCGAGTAATTCCACGCTGCCGATGAGCAGCGCGACCGCCACCGACAGCCCGGTGATGGTGATGTTGTAGTAGATCTTGCGCACCGGGTTGGAGAATGCGCAGCCATAGGCGAAGTTCATGAATGAGCCGTCGATGGTGTCCAACAGGCACATGCCGGCGGTGAACAGCACGGGCATACACAAAATCGCATACCAGGGCAGACCGGCCGCCGCGCTGCTGCCGGCCAACACCAAGAGCGCGATCTCGGTGGCGGTGTCGAACCCGAGCCCGAACAGCAGGCCGATCGGGTACATGTGCCACGACCGGGTGATGGATTGGGTAAACCGGCCCACGAAGCGATTGATCAGACCGCGGTTGCGCAGCTGCTGCTCCAGTTGAGCGCCGTCGATGTCGGCGTCGTAATCGCCGCGGCGCAACCGGGCGAACACGCGCAGGATGCCGACCAGGACGATGACGTTGAGGATGGCAATGACGTACAAGAACACACCGGAGATGCTGGTGCCGATCAGCCCCGTGTAGTGGTGCAGGGACGACGAGTCGTCTTCGACCGGCCCGACGATGGTCTTCAGCCCGCTGGCCAGCAGCGCGGCCAGACCGAACACCACGGTCGAGTGGCCCAGCGAGAAGAAGAATCCCACACTCAAGGGCCGCTGGCCGTCGCTCATCAGCTTGCGGGTGGTGTTGTCGATGGCGGCGATGTGGTCGGCATCGAACGCGTGCCGCAAGCCCAGCGTGTATGCGGTGAGCCCGACGCCGAACCCAAACGCCTTGCCGCCCAGGTTCAGACCGGCCGGGTCCACCACCAGCACCAGGGTGAGCCAGCCGATGAGGTGCAGCGTCGCGATCACGGCCAGCATCAGCCCCAGCCGCCCCCACTCCGAGGCCGACAGGGCAGCGCTGAGCCGAGTTCGCAACCCCCGCCCGTCGCGGCGGTCCAGCTCAGTGCTGGCCATTCATGTCCCTTCCGCACGGGCAGACGCAATGGTCCCGACTGTAGGGTCGGCTTCTGGTGCGATGCAAGTGACTTGCAGGAACGCCCGGTAGTCGCGGTTGCGTTGCCAATCCGGCGAGTCTGGCGCGACACTGAAGCGGTGACACCTAAGCCGTCGGGCTTGGACCCGGCGGTCACCGAACGGTTCGGCGAGATGCTCCGCGCGCGTGGGCTCCGCCGGATGCCGTCGCGGATTCAGGTGCTGGCGGTGCTCGAGCCGGTGAACGGGCACCTATCGGTGGCCGAGATCTCGCACCGCCTGCCCACCTTCCTGCCTCCAGGCGTGTCGCCACCGGACCTGGCGACCATCTACCGCACCGTGACCACGTTGGTCGACGAGGGTGTGTTGCACGCGTTGACCTTGGACGGCGGCGTCACCACTTATGGAATGACGACCGCGCCCCATCATCACGCGGTGTGCACCCAATGCGGTGCCGTCATCGAAGTGCCAGCGCAGCAACTCAGTTCGGCGCTCAGCCACGCGATGACCGGCAGCTCGTTCGCGCTGTCGGAGCAGGGCGGTCTGACGCTGCGCGGCCTGTGCCCGGCATGTCAGGACAACGTGCAGAACCTCGACGACCTCACCGATCCGCATCCGCCCCGGCGGCGCGATCCCCGCCAGCGCCGACGCTGACCTCAGCGCAGGCCCAGCAGTGCGTTCTCGATCACCTCGGACAGCGCCGGGTGAATCCAGTACTGGCCGCGAGCCATTTGCTGGGCGGGCAGGCCGAAGCTCATCGCCTGAATCAGGGGTTGGATGATCGACGAGGCCTGGTAACCCATGATGTGGGCGCCCAGCAGCAAACCAGTGCTGCGGTCAGCGATCAGCTTTACAGTGCCGGTGCTGTCTTCCATCGCCCACCCGTAGGCGACGTCTCCGTATTCTTGGATGGCAACCGCAATGTCGTGTCCTTGTGCCAGCGCTTGGTTTTCGGTCAGACCCACACTGGCCAGCTGTGGATCGGTGAACACCGCCGACGGCACATAGCGGTGGTCGGTGACGGCCATGGATCCGGTGTCGTCCCAGTCGCACAACAGGTTCTGTTGCACGACGCGGGCCTCGTGATTGGCGACATGCTTGAGCTGATATGGCGACGAGACGTCGCCGAGGGCGAAAACTCCTCTGGCTGAAGTCCTCTGGTATTCGTCGACCACCACCCGGCCGTCCTCGACCTGCACGCCGGCTTCCGGAGCGTCGATGCGGTCGGCGTTGGACACCCGGCCCGTCGCCACCAGCAGCAGATCGGCGTCGATCGAGGACCCGTCGTCCAGTTCCAGTACCACGCCCGGGCCCTGGTTCTCGGCGTGTACCACGTTGCGTTGACTGTGCAATTCCCATTTTTTGGCGGCGATGCGGGTGAACCGTTCGCAGATGGTGTCGTCGATGTGTTTGAGCAGGGTGCCGCCGCGCATGACGATGGTGACGCGCACGCCCAGGGCAGAGAAGATGTGCGCGAATTCGGCTGCCACGAAACCACTCCCGACTATCGCCAGATGCTCGGGCAGGTCGCTGATCCGCATGATGGTGTCGCTGGTGTGGTAGTCGACCCCGCAGTCCTGGATGGCCGGAGGGATGACCGGGCGCGATCCCGCCGCGATGACCACCTGGTCGGCGGTGAACTCGTCGCCGTCGTCGGTCCGTAACAGGTAGCGCCCGTCGGATTGCACGGGGCCGAACCGCGTGTGTTGGTGGTAGACGTCAACATTGGGCAATGAACGGCGGTAAGTCTCGCCGCTGGCCGCGATCGGGTCGATTCGCCCGAAGACCCGCGACACGACGTCATCCCAGCGCACGCCGTCGATGTGCGCGTCGACGCCGTACTTCGCCGCTTCCCGGACGGTTTTGGCGACCTCGGCGGCATAGACGAACATCTTCGTCGGGATGCAGCCGACATTGAGGCAGGTGCCGCCGAACGTGCCCTGCTCGCAGATCGCCACCCGCTTGTCCGCGTAGCGTTCGTTCACAATGGTGTTGCCGGAACCGGTTCCGATGATGGCGATGTCATAGGTTTCCATGTGCGGGCCGTTCACCCTTTCCGTGACGATGCCGAGGCGTCGGTGTCAGTGCTCAGGTAGTCAGTCAGCCACCGGTCCAGCTCGCGATACGCGGTGTGGCGCGGTGCTGCCAGCGACAAGAACACGTCGTGCTTGGCGTCCACCACCGGAACCATGTTGCTGCGGTTGCCGATACACCCGGCCCATCGGGCGATCTGAGTTACATCGAGGACCGCGTCGCCACACTGCAGGGCTTGTGGCCCGGCGTCCTCGGAGACGGTGTGATCCGACCGCAGGATCAGGTTGGGCACACCGACATCCAGGCCACGATGCAGCCGCGCCTGGCCGCGGCGCACGGCATGCAGCCACCCGAAGGTAACCGGAAAGCCGCCCAATGGTTTCCACTGCAGGTTGTAGTCGAACTCGCCGTGGTAGTCGCGGTGCAGGCTGGATCCATAACCGCCGTTGCCGCCGGCTCGGGCTATCCCTTTGGTGCGCACCCGGGACATCGCGGCGATCATGGCCGACGTGACGCCCAGGCGCAGGATCGCCGGCCCCTGCAAGTCCAGGAACGGACTGTTCAGGACTAGACCGCGCACGCCCATGTCGTCGGTGGCGCCGCGCCGCCGCAACCGGTCCAGCCACAGCGACACGATCAGGCCACCCGCCGAGTGGCCGTACACCAGTGTCTTGACCGAGCGGCCCTGCGCGCAGATCAGCGAGAGGGCTTCGTCCAGTTCGGCGTCATAGCAGGCCAGGTTGGTGGTGAAGTGAGGCGTGTGCTCGGGGCGCCGCGAGCGACCGCACTTGCGCAGGTCCAACGCGTAGAAGTCGAAGCCGCGGCTGGCGAAGTGATCGGCCAGCGCGGTGTTGAAGAAGTAATCGGTGTAACCATGGACCGCCAACACCGCGTTGGCGGCCGCCGCGGCTTCCCCGCGCCGGATCAGGGTGGCGACGACGTCTCCCTCGCCGTCGGGATCCGGCCCCAGTGGGATCGTGTACTGCCAATAGCCGGGCAGCACATCGGGCACCCAGCCAGTCACCAGGCCAGCTTAGTCGGCGCGGCGCGAGGCCGGGCGCGACCGGGATAACCTGGGACACACCCGAGGGAAGGAACCATCGATCCGGTGTCGAACCGAGCCAGGACCGCTGACGTCGTGCTGGTGGGCGCCGGAATCATGAGCGCCACACTGGCCGCGTTGCTGCGGCGGCTGGAGCCGGACTGGACCATCACCGTGATCGAGCGGCTGGACGCCGTCGGCGCCGAGAGCAGCGGCCCGTGGAACAACGCCGGCACCGGCCACTCGGCGCTGTGCGAACTCAACTACACCCCGCAGCGGGCAGACGGCTCGATCGACATCACCAAAGCCGTCGCCATCAACGAACAGTTCCAGGTCACCCGCCAATTCTGGGCCTACGCCGCAGAGACCGGCATCGTGACCGACGTGCGCGCCTTCCTCCATCCGATCCCGCACGCCAGCTTCGTGCACGGCGCGGCCGGAGTGGACTACCTGCGACGGCGCCGCGACGCGCTGGCGCACAACCCGCTGTTCGCCGGCACGGAGTTCATCGACGACGCCGACGAGTTCGCCCGCCGGCTGCCGTTCATGGCCACCCACCGCGACTTCTCCGAGCCGGTCGCGCTGAACTGGGCCGCCGACGGCACGGACGTCGACTTCGGCGCCCTGGCCAAGCAGCTCATCGGTTACGCCGTGCGCAACGGCACGACCACGCGGTTCGGGCACGAAGTGCGCGGCCTGTCGCGGCGGTCGGACGGCGGATGGACGCTGAACATCCGCAATCGTCGTACCGGCGAGAGGGACAAGCTCGAGGCCAGATTCGTTTTCGTCGGCGCGGGGGGTGACGCGCTGCCGCTGCTGCAGAAGTCCGGCATCAGGGAGGTCAGGGGCTTCGCCGGGTTCCCGATCGGCGGACGGTTCCTGCGCAGCGCCAACCCGGCACTCACCGCGGCACACCACGCCAAGGTCTACGGCGTCCCCGCGCCGGGAGCGCCGCCGCTCGGTGCGCTGCACCTAGACCAGCGCTTCGTCAACGGCAAACCATGGCTGGTTTTCGGGCCGTACGCCGGCTGGTCACCGAAGTTCTTGAAGCACGGCCATTTCAGCGATCTGGCCCGATCGATCAAGCCGCACAATGCGGTGTCCATGCTCGGCGTGGGCGCCACCGAGTTGACCCTGCTGAACTATCTGCTGGGTCAGCTGCGGCTCTCCAAGGCCGACCGGGTTCGCGCACTGCGCGAATTCGCCCCCAGCGCACGCGATTCCGACTGGGAACTGACGATAGCGGGTCAACGGGTGCAGGTGATTCGGCGCGACAACCGCAGGGGCGGAGTGCTCGAATTCAGCACCACGCTGGTCGGTGACGCCGACGGCAGCATCATCGGCCTGCTGGGCGGCTCGCCGGGCGCATCCACCGCCGTGCCGATCATGCTCGACGTGCTACAGCGGTGCTTCGGTCACCGATACCAGTCCTGGCTGCCGACGCTCAAGGAGATGGTGCCGTCACTCGGCGCCCAACTGTCCGGAGAGCCAGCGCTTTACGAAGAGGTGCGGTCGTGGAGTGCCAAGGCCCTGCAATTGGGTGTGGCCTCATGACCGAAGCCCTGCGCCGCGTCTGGGCCAAAGACCTTGCCGCGCAGACACTGTACGAGTTGCTGAAATTGAGGGTAGAGGTGTTCGTAGTGGAACAGGCTTGCCCGTATCCCGAACTCGACGGCCGCGACCTGCTCGCCGAAACGCGGCACTTCTGGCTGGAAACACCCGAGGGTGAGGTCATTTGCACCCTTCGGCTGATGGAGGAACACCCCGGTGGGGAGAAGGCGTTTCGCCTGGGCCGGCTGTGCACCAAGCGCAGCGCGCGCGGACAGGGCCATGCCACCCGGTTACTGCGCGCGGCGCTGGCCGAGGTAGGCGACTACCCGTGCCGCATCGACGCGCAAACCTATCTCGCCGACATGTACGCCCAGCACGGGTTCGTCCGCGACGGCGACGACTTCCTGGACGACGGCGTTCCGCACATGCCGATGGTGCGGCCAGGGTCAGGTCAGGCGGGTCAGCGGTGAAGCCGTATCCGTTCAGTGCCATCGTCGGACATGACCAGCTCCGGCTGGCCTTGCTGCTGTGCGCCATTCGCCCCGAGATCGGCGGAGCCCTCATCCGCGGGGAGAAGGGCACCGCCAAGTCGACGGCCGTACGAGGCCTGGCGGCGCTGCTGTCCTCGGCCACCGGCGGCCCCGGGACCGGCTTGGTCGAGATGCCGCTGGGCGCCACCGAGGACCGGGTGGTCGGCTCGCTGGACCTGCAGCGGGTGCTGACCGACGGGGAGCACGCG from Mycobacterium kubicae includes these protein-coding regions:
- a CDS encoding 3-oxoacyl-ACP reductase — its product is MVDLTRRLADRVAVITGGGSGIGLAAGRRMRAEGATVVVADIDAQAGEAAADELAGLFVPVDVSDQDAVDGLFDTVAQTYGSVDIAFNNAGISPPDDDLIEHTELPAWQRVQDVNLKSVYLCCRAALRHMVPAGKGSIINTASFVAVLGSATSQISYTASKGGVLAMSRELGVQFARQGIRVNALCPGPVNTPLLQELFAKDPERAARRLVHVPLGRFAEPDEIAAAVAFLASDDASFITASTFLVDGGISNAYVTPL
- a CDS encoding alkaline phosphatase family protein translates to MPGAAPKSICDVLPAASALLHVPGAADRLGLAEWTGEVDRVAVVLVDGLGWHLLPQLAADAPLLAAVRNGEVGQAQPLDCTFPSTTPTSLVSLGTGALPGQHGILGFTVNVPGTDRVLNHIRWRDDPPHDQWQPLPTWFERLAHAGVAARAVLPEWFIGSGLTAAAYRGAQFRPTNAAEDYPQRLADEIAMGPGLVYGYTADLDTAAHVFGIGSQQWHEAATRVDALLTKLVEALPPSAALLVTADHGGLNVPANARIDLDADPRLTAGIRVVAGEPRVRYLHTRPGAFADVRATWTELLAGWADVRSRDDAVAAGWFGPVDPRHLDRIGDVVVTCTSDAAVLATAHEPPESARLIGFHGAATAVEVGIPLIVFRR
- a CDS encoding alpha/beta hydrolase, which produces MTGWVPDVLPGYWQYTIPLGPDPDGEGDVVATLIRRGEAAAAANAVLAVHGYTDYFFNTALADHFASRGFDFYALDLRKCGRSRRPEHTPHFTTNLACYDAELDEALSLICAQGRSVKTLVYGHSAGGLIVSLWLDRLRRRGATDDMGVRGLVLNSPFLDLQGPAILRLGVTSAMIAAMSRVRTKGIARAGGNGGYGSSLHRDYHGEFDYNLQWKPLGGFPVTFGWLHAVRRGQARLHRGLDVGVPNLILRSDHTVSEDAGPQALQCGDAVLDVTQIARWAGCIGNRSNMVPVVDAKHDVFLSLAAPRHTAYRELDRWLTDYLSTDTDASASSRKG
- the mtr gene encoding mycothione reductase, producing the protein METYDIAIIGTGSGNTIVNERYADKRVAICEQGTFGGTCLNVGCIPTKMFVYAAEVAKTVREAAKYGVDAHIDGVRWDDVVSRVFGRIDPIAASGETYRRSLPNVDVYHQHTRFGPVQSDGRYLLRTDDGDEFTADQVVIAAGSRPVIPPAIQDCGVDYHTSDTIMRISDLPEHLAIVGSGFVAAEFAHIFSALGVRVTIVMRGGTLLKHIDDTICERFTRIAAKKWELHSQRNVVHAENQGPGVVLELDDGSSIDADLLLVATGRVSNADRIDAPEAGVQVEDGRVVVDEYQRTSARGVFALGDVSSPYQLKHVANHEARVVQQNLLCDWDDTGSMAVTDHRYVPSAVFTDPQLASVGLTENQALAQGHDIAVAIQEYGDVAYGWAMEDSTGTVKLIADRSTGLLLGAHIMGYQASSIIQPLIQAMSFGLPAQQMARGQYWIHPALSEVIENALLGLR
- the mqo gene encoding malate dehydrogenase (quinone); amino-acid sequence: MSNRARTADVVLVGAGIMSATLAALLRRLEPDWTITVIERLDAVGAESSGPWNNAGTGHSALCELNYTPQRADGSIDITKAVAINEQFQVTRQFWAYAAETGIVTDVRAFLHPIPHASFVHGAAGVDYLRRRRDALAHNPLFAGTEFIDDADEFARRLPFMATHRDFSEPVALNWAADGTDVDFGALAKQLIGYAVRNGTTTRFGHEVRGLSRRSDGGWTLNIRNRRTGERDKLEARFVFVGAGGDALPLLQKSGIREVRGFAGFPIGGRFLRSANPALTAAHHAKVYGVPAPGAPPLGALHLDQRFVNGKPWLVFGPYAGWSPKFLKHGHFSDLARSIKPHNAVSMLGVGATELTLLNYLLGQLRLSKADRVRALREFAPSARDSDWELTIAGQRVQVIRRDNRRGGVLEFSTTLVGDADGSIIGLLGGSPGASTAVPIMLDVLQRCFGHRYQSWLPTLKEMVPSLGAQLSGEPALYEEVRSWSAKALQLGVAS
- a CDS encoding aldehyde dehydrogenase family protein, with the protein product MAAIEVINPATEQVLRSVEHTDAARVDDAVRRAQAAQRRWARLAPADRAGALRAFAAAVDAHIDELAALEVANSGHPIASAQWEAGNVRDVLQYYAASPERLSGKQIPVAGGIDVTFNEPMGVVGVITPWNFPMVIASWGIAPALAAGNAVLVKPAEWTPLTTMRLGELAVESGLDEDLLQVLPGQGPVVGERLVSHPGVRKIVFTGSTAVGKKVMTGAAAHVKRVTLELGGKSANIVFADCDLERAAATAPAGVFDNAGQDCCARSRILVQRNVYDRFMELLEPAVKGVVVGDPSSRDTEMGPLVSAAHRAKVASYVPDDAPVAFRGTAPAGPGYWFAPTVLTPQRTDRSVTEEIFGPVVTVLAFDDEHDAIALANDTAYGLSGSIWTDDLSRALRVSRAVEAGNLSVNSHSSVRYHTPFGGFKQSGLGRELGPDAPLHFTETKNVFIAIKEA
- a CDS encoding PPE family protein, with protein sequence MTTSRTVSELICCQSTDFGSLPPEVNSGRIYAGPGSTPMAAAAAAWDRLAEQQGELLRTCRSGIAGLPGGWEGTAAIAMRQAAAPYLMWLQSTAAQAAQTATQARAAVNAYESAYAAVVHPRAIEANRTLRGSLAAMNWWGHTSAAIAAADAEYDEMWGQDADAMYAYAGASAAAAAVRPFAAPPYNAIAVAQASSVASEVIVRGNSVIAAIPEVLHALCASPLTTLEWALAPVTAALSKLASLSAPSDLAINQLNLLNRGAALRTLLPAKNRPAGAGVRVRLGCGMSVGALSVPPAWPAAHPPATLAAPMAIRLCGPHAVRAGQSGVT
- a CDS encoding Fur family transcriptional regulator translates to MTPKPSGLDPAVTERFGEMLRARGLRRMPSRIQVLAVLEPVNGHLSVAEISHRLPTFLPPGVSPPDLATIYRTVTTLVDEGVLHALTLDGGVTTYGMTTAPHHHAVCTQCGAVIEVPAQQLSSALSHAMTGSSFALSEQGGLTLRGLCPACQDNVQNLDDLTDPHPPRRRDPRQRRR
- a CDS encoding GNAT family N-acetyltransferase gives rise to the protein MTEALRRVWAKDLAAQTLYELLKLRVEVFVVEQACPYPELDGRDLLAETRHFWLETPEGEVICTLRLMEEHPGGEKAFRLGRLCTKRSARGQGHATRLLRAALAEVGDYPCRIDAQTYLADMYAQHGFVRDGDDFLDDGVPHMPMVRPGSGQAGQR